A window of Cryptomeria japonica chromosome 3, Sugi_1.0, whole genome shotgun sequence contains these coding sequences:
- the LOC131069200 gene encoding ethylene-responsive transcription factor ERF010-like produces the protein MTNDGPEMRFKGVRKRKWGKYVAEIRSGKRSRISLGSYFTPEAAARAYDAALLCLRGPHASSFNFPDSKFNSTALDVVDALTDPSPDVIRTGAIAVGSEFDTVPARRHPNMVAGSSEDRKASTHFGQGVDDQQIADRVEEEEDVCDINDAKYLLQSPEEISYEERVQMSLLLPEEISFEEIQMSLLLPEEEEVMQSFDSSEIIPDLTTFDETTFLEAPAKPPT, from the coding sequence ATGACTAATGATGGTCCAGAAATGAGATTTAAAGGCGTGAGAAAGAGGAAATGGGGAAAATATGTGGCCGAAATTAGGTCAGGAAAGAGATCACGCATATCGTTGGGCTCATACTTCACTCCCGAAGCTGCAGCTCGAGCTTATGATGCTGCGCTCTTGTGCCTCCGAGGGCCCCACGCTTCGTCTTTCAATTTCCCAGACTCGAAGTTCAACTCAACTGCATTGGATGTGGTAGATGCCCTCACCGACCCTTCACCCGACGTTATTCGAACAGGTGCCATTGCGGTTGGGTCTGAGTTCGACACCGTTCCTGCAAGACGCCATCCTAATATGGTGGCCGGGTCCAGTGAAGACAGAAAAGCCTCGACCCATTTTGGCCAAGGCGTTGATGATCAACAGATTGCAGATAGAGTGGAGGAAGAAGAAGATGTGTGTGATATAAATGATGCAAAATATCTTCTACAGTCTCCAGAGGAAATATCATATGAGGAGAGGGTTCAAATGTCTCTACTTTTGCCTGAGGAAATATCATTTGAGGAAATTCAGATGTCTCTACTTCTGCCGGAGGAAGAGGAGGTGATGCAGTCTTTCGATTCATCTGAAATCATCCCTGATTTGACGACATTTGATGAAACCACTTTCCTGGAGGCACCAGCAAAACCTCCTACTTAA